The following are encoded together in the Fusarium keratoplasticum isolate Fu6.1 chromosome 1, whole genome shotgun sequence genome:
- a CDS encoding Replication factor C subunit 2, whose protein sequence is MASFFDLKARKAAAAANANADQKQDKSTNPRTQPWVEKYRPKTLSDVTAQDHTVDVLQRTLQSSNLPHMLFYGPPGTGKTSTVLALAKELYGPEMIKSRVLELNASDERGISIVREKVKNFARMQLTNPSPGYKDKYPCPPFKIIILDEADSMTQDAQSALRRTMETYSKITRFCLICNYVTRIIDPLASRCSKFRFKSLDQSNAKKRLEEIAEKEGVPLEDGAVDTLIKCSEGDLRKAITFLQSAARLVGAGAPEKDADGADTMDVDKKAVTVKIVEDIAGVIPESTIEDLVQAIRPKSSGPSYQNVSKVVEDMVADGWSAGQVVGQLYQALTYDETIPDPQKNKIVLIFSEVDKRLVDGADEHLSILDLAMRVSAIMAGK, encoded by the exons ATGGCGAGCTTCTTCGATCTCAAAGCCAGGAaggcggctgcggctgccaATGCGAATGCCGACCAGAAGCAGGACAAGTCCACCAATCCCCGAACCCAACCTTGGGTTGAGAAATA CCGACCGAAGACCCTCAGCGATGTCACTGCTCAAGATCACACCGTCGATGTTCTTCAAAGGACACTGCAATCCTCTAAT CTTCCACACATGCTTTTCTACGGTCCTCCCGGTACAGGTAAAACCTCGACTGTCCTCGCGCTGGCAAAGGAACTGTACGGCCCCGAAATGATCAAGTCCCGCGTCCTCGAACTCAACGCCTCCGACGAGCGTGGCATCTCCATTGTCCGAGAAAAGGTCAAGAATTTCGCCCGCATGCAATTGACCAACCCGAGCCCTGGATATAAGGACAAATATCCCTGCCCCCCTTTCAAGATCATtatcctcgacgaggccgactCCATGACACAAGATGCGCAGAGCGCACTACGAAGAACTATGGAGACATACAGCAAGATCACCCGTTTCTGCTTGATTTGCAACTATGTCACTCGTATCATCGACCCGCTTGCTAGTCGATGCAGCAAGTTTCGCTTCAAAAGCCTCGACCAGAGTAATGCAAAGAAGAGGCTCGAGGAGATTgcagagaaggagggcgtTCCGCTGGAGGACGGCGCCGTCGACACACTGATCAAGTGCAGCGAGGGAGATCTTCGAAAGGCTATTACCTTCCTGCAGAGTGCTGCTAGACTCGTGGGCGCCGGTGCCCCAGAGAAGGACGCCGATGGTGCTGACACTATGGATGTGGATAAGAAGGCAGTGACCGTTAAGATCGTTGAGGACATTGCCGGTGTCATTCCCGAGAGCACCATTGAAGACCTGGTTCAAGCGATACGCCCAAAGAGCTCAGGACCCTCATATCAGAACGTCTCCAAAGTCGTTGAAGATATGGTTGCAGATGGCTGGAGCGCAGGACAAGTTGTTGGCCAG TTGTACCAAGCCCTTACATACGATGAAACCATCCCGGATCCCcagaagaacaagatcgTCCTGATCTTCTCTGAAGTGGATAAACGGTTAGTAGACGGAGCTGATGAGCACCTATCTATCCTTGATTTGGCCATGAGGGTGTCGGCTATCATGGCGGGAAAATAA